Proteins from a single region of Stappia sp. ES.058:
- a CDS encoding FliM/FliN family flagellar motor switch protein has product MGIFDNISIDISVVLGTAEMPIHQLLRMGRGAVIELMSREEDDVKILANNIPIARGQVVLQGERVGVSVTEVLIRPPEARPVRAAGPV; this is encoded by the coding sequence ATGGGCATCTTCGACAATATCTCCATCGATATCTCGGTGGTTCTGGGAACGGCGGAAATGCCGATCCACCAGTTGCTTCGCATGGGTCGCGGTGCCGTCATCGAACTGATGTCGCGCGAGGAGGATGACGTGAAGATCCTCGCCAACAACATTCCCATCGCCCGGGGACAGGTGGTTCTTCAGGGTGAGCGCGTCGGCGTTTCGGTCACGGAAGTCCTGATCCGCCCGCCCGAAGCGCGCCCGGTGCGCGCCGCCGGTCCGGTTTGA
- the lipB gene encoding lipoyl(octanoyl) transferase LipB, producing the protein MTERGQILKGFHPTPHDGPPVEWAVSDDLVPYEDALAEMDERVAGIADGTLAERIWLLEHPPLYTAGTSAKGADLLTPDRFPVHKTGRGGQYTYHGPGQRVVYVMLDLKRRTPDVRAFVATLEDWLISALWEHHVRGERREDRVGVWVRRPEKGHDREDKIAAIGIRMRKWVSFHGMALNVDPQLDHFAGIVPCGVTAHGVTSLVDLGLPVTLADVDLTLKRTFEELFGSTVAVEAPDFATRFSV; encoded by the coding sequence ATGACAGAACGCGGGCAGATCCTCAAAGGGTTCCATCCGACACCGCACGACGGCCCGCCGGTGGAATGGGCCGTCAGCGACGATCTTGTGCCCTATGAGGACGCGCTTGCGGAAATGGACGAGCGTGTCGCCGGCATCGCCGACGGCACGCTGGCGGAGCGCATCTGGCTTTTGGAGCACCCGCCTCTCTATACCGCCGGGACCAGCGCGAAGGGGGCCGATCTGCTCACGCCCGACCGGTTCCCGGTGCACAAGACCGGCCGCGGCGGGCAATACACCTATCATGGCCCCGGACAGCGGGTGGTCTATGTGATGCTCGATCTCAAGCGGCGCACACCGGATGTTCGTGCCTTTGTCGCGACGCTGGAGGACTGGCTGATCTCCGCACTCTGGGAGCATCACGTGCGCGGCGAACGGCGCGAGGACCGCGTCGGCGTCTGGGTGCGTCGCCCGGAGAAGGGCCATGACCGCGAAGACAAGATCGCCGCCATCGGTATCCGCATGCGCAAATGGGTGAGCTTTCACGGGATGGCGCTCAACGTCGACCCGCAGCTGGATCATTTCGCCGGGATCGTTCCCTGCGGCGTCACCGCTCACGGTGTCACCAGCCTGGTCGATCTCGGCCTGCCCGTAACGCTGGCCGATGTCGACCTGACGCTGAAGCGCACATTCGAGGAGCTCTTCGGATCCACCGTCGCGGTCGAGGCCCCTGATTTCGCGACACGGTTTTCCGTTTGA
- the folB gene encoding dihydroneopterin aldolase, with protein sequence MDAIHLQDLAFYAYHGVHAEEARLGQRFLVDLTCHLDLTTVSASDRYEDTVCYGLLTETVERVVTSSRFQLIERLAGAIADAVLDCDARIASVRVRVHKPGAPLPIATGRVSVEISRARAGG encoded by the coding sequence ATGGACGCCATTCACCTTCAGGACCTGGCCTTTTACGCCTACCACGGCGTCCATGCGGAAGAAGCGCGGCTCGGCCAGCGCTTTCTGGTCGACCTGACCTGCCACCTTGACCTGACGACGGTGTCCGCGTCAGACCGCTACGAGGATACGGTCTGCTACGGCCTCCTGACCGAAACCGTGGAGCGGGTGGTGACCAGTTCCCGGTTTCAGCTGATCGAGCGGTTGGCCGGGGCGATTGCCGACGCCGTGCTGGATTGCGACGCCCGCATCGCATCGGTGCGCGTGCGGGTTCACAAGCCGGGCGCGCCCCTCCCCATCGCCACGGGCCGCGTCAGCGTCGAGATCTCACGCGCCCGCGCTGGCGGCTGA
- a CDS encoding patatin-like protein: MKQIELRLALVLYGGVSLAVHMHGITREFLNLVRASRRMEVRLDQGAPPKADGPAVAAYEAFLALFAPKLDLRVVIDVISGASAGGVNGVMLARALAHNLSLDAHRDLWLENADVSRLANAPVGLTRYIKGSIAPVLDRLVTMALKSETSDAETRAKLRRLMQSRWFTPPFSGARYVGWMLDACHAMRPGDGEGGPATLVPQGQRLDLLVTVTDFHGAKRRFAIHDPVAVEETEHRLILRYVAICRGNGELQSDFGDVSIPDLVFSARATSAFPGAFPPMTFGEMDQVLEARGETWEQRDAFRRRAFGAAGEAGEKCVLVDGSVVMNKPFQPLLEAIAGRAAGREVVRKIVYVDPKPDEVSAPEDGAPDAHLPGFFRVILASLAHIPRNEPIGDALEQVADHNREVRRIAEVIAAAEPLVESEVRAILGPELRHPLTAQELTRCRTMANERAHLTAGYAYRGYQRLKLSGVVERVADLCARVAQNRPDGAPGNPSARAGSGASAIAFRLDVWLASASQAGAESSVTPEPVIRFLRGLDVDYRIRRLRFVIRRLNRLYRLAENRGGVRADEMDELKSTLYEQIDHLSRRWSAAFYGEETRTLVERLLEAPDADPQPADALVATLSARMGLADLDALADDVFSMMTLNYLPQSLHLALTSAYVGFAFYDLVTFPVLRGTAIAEYNEVQVDRISPADAHSLRPDGVALKGRSLNAFGAFFNRGWREHDYLWGRLTAADRLMTMALQAAEPVVRVAEGRVREARRNVFLAILEEERERLNADPALVPDLLREVEEKLSAASAGA, encoded by the coding sequence ATGAAACAGATCGAATTGCGCCTGGCGCTTGTGTTGTACGGTGGCGTTTCGCTCGCCGTGCACATGCATGGAATCACGCGGGAATTTCTCAATCTGGTGCGCGCCTCGCGGCGGATGGAGGTGCGGCTGGACCAAGGCGCCCCGCCCAAGGCGGATGGGCCGGCCGTTGCGGCCTATGAGGCGTTTCTCGCGCTGTTTGCGCCGAAGCTTGATCTGCGCGTGGTCATCGACGTGATTTCCGGCGCGTCCGCCGGCGGCGTCAATGGCGTGATGCTGGCGCGCGCTCTGGCGCACAATCTCTCGCTCGACGCGCACCGCGATCTCTGGCTGGAAAACGCCGACGTCTCGCGCCTCGCCAATGCGCCGGTCGGATTGACGCGCTACATCAAGGGGTCGATCGCACCGGTGCTCGACCGGCTTGTGACCATGGCGCTCAAGTCCGAGACGAGCGACGCCGAAACGCGAGCCAAGCTGCGGCGCCTGATGCAGTCGCGCTGGTTCACGCCACCGTTTTCCGGTGCGCGTTATGTCGGCTGGATGCTCGATGCCTGCCACGCCATGCGGCCAGGTGACGGGGAGGGCGGTCCCGCGACCCTCGTGCCGCAGGGCCAGCGACTGGACCTTCTGGTGACCGTCACGGATTTTCACGGGGCCAAGCGGCGCTTCGCCATCCATGATCCCGTCGCAGTCGAGGAAACCGAACACCGGCTGATCCTGCGCTACGTCGCGATATGCCGGGGAAATGGCGAGTTGCAGTCGGATTTCGGCGACGTTTCGATCCCCGACCTGGTGTTCTCTGCGCGTGCAACATCGGCCTTTCCCGGTGCCTTTCCGCCGATGACGTTTGGCGAGATGGACCAGGTTCTCGAGGCGCGGGGGGAAACCTGGGAGCAGCGCGACGCCTTCCGCCGGCGGGCATTCGGAGCGGCTGGCGAGGCAGGGGAGAAATGCGTTCTCGTCGATGGCAGTGTGGTCATGAACAAGCCGTTCCAGCCGCTGCTTGAGGCGATCGCCGGGCGTGCCGCCGGCCGGGAGGTGGTCCGCAAGATCGTCTATGTCGATCCAAAGCCCGACGAGGTGTCCGCGCCTGAGGACGGCGCACCGGATGCGCATCTTCCCGGATTCTTTCGCGTCATTCTGGCCTCGCTGGCGCATATCCCGCGCAATGAGCCCATCGGCGACGCGCTCGAACAGGTGGCCGACCACAATCGGGAAGTCCGGCGGATTGCGGAGGTGATTGCTGCCGCCGAGCCGCTGGTGGAGAGCGAGGTACGCGCGATCCTCGGACCGGAGTTGCGCCATCCGCTGACCGCGCAGGAACTGACGCGCTGCCGGACGATGGCCAACGAGCGCGCCCATCTTACCGCCGGTTATGCCTATCGCGGCTATCAGCGGCTGAAGCTGTCCGGCGTGGTCGAGCGGGTCGCGGATCTGTGTGCGCGGGTGGCGCAGAACCGGCCGGACGGCGCGCCCGGAAACCCGAGTGCGCGCGCCGGCAGTGGGGCGTCCGCGATTGCCTTTCGCCTCGACGTCTGGCTCGCCTCGGCCTCGCAGGCGGGCGCTGAAAGCTCGGTCACACCGGAGCCGGTCATCCGTTTTCTGCGCGGGCTCGATGTCGACTACCGCATCCGCCGCCTTCGCTTCGTGATCCGCCGCCTCAACCGCCTCTACCGGCTTGCGGAGAACCGGGGCGGTGTCAGGGCGGACGAGATGGACGAGCTGAAATCGACGCTTTACGAGCAGATCGACCATCTCTCCCGCCGCTGGAGCGCTGCGTTCTACGGGGAGGAGACGCGGACCCTCGTCGAACGCCTGCTCGAAGCCCCGGACGCCGATCCGCAGCCGGCCGACGCGCTTGTTGCGACCCTTTCGGCGCGCATGGGGCTTGCCGACCTCGACGCGCTTGCCGATGACGTCTTCTCGATGATGACGCTGAACTACCTGCCGCAATCGCTGCATCTGGCGCTGACCAGCGCCTATGTCGGCTTCGCCTTCTACGATCTTGTCACGTTTCCCGTCCTGCGGGGAACGGCGATCGCGGAATACAACGAGGTTCAGGTCGATCGCATCAGTCCGGCCGATGCGCACAGTCTGCGCCCGGATGGTGTCGCCCTGAAGGGCCGCAGCCTCAATGCCTTTGGCGCCTTCTTCAATCGCGGCTGGCGCGAGCACGATTATCTGTGGGGACGGCTGACGGCGGCTGACCGGCTGATGACCATGGCGCTTCAGGCCGCCGAACCCGTGGTCCGTGTCGCCGAGGGCCGGGTGCGGGAGGCGCGGCGGAACGTGTTTCTCGCCATCCTGGAGGAGGAGCGGGAACGGCTCAACGCGGATCCGGCCCTGGTGCCAGACCTGTTGCGGGAGGTGGAGGAAAAGCTCTCAGCCGCCAGCGCGGGCGCGTGA
- a CDS encoding replication-associated recombination protein A, which yields MSDLFQSAGLEAGATRPLADRLRPAQLSEVVGQDHLLGDDGALTRMLRTRSLGSLIFWGPPGTGKTTVARLLAEQTDLRFEQISAIFTGVADLKKVFEAARAARSVGQGTLLFVDEIHRFNRAQQDGFLPVMEDGTVTLVGATTENPSFELNAALLSRAHVLTFRTLDSDAIEKLLERAEAEEGRPLPLDEGARAVLLRMADGDGRSALTLAEDVWRAAREGEVFDAERLQDIVQRRAPVYDKSRDGHYNLISALHKSVRGSDPDAALYWFCRMLDGGEDPLFLARRLIRMAVEDIGLADPQALVQANAARDAYQMLGSPEGELALAQSVVYLATAPKSNGVYTAYKAAVRSAKQNGSLSPPKHILNAPTKLMKSEGYGSGYAYDHDAPDAFSGQDYFPESMGRQGFYDPPERGFEREIRKRLEYWDKLRRERETR from the coding sequence ATGAGTGACCTGTTTCAAAGCGCGGGGCTGGAGGCGGGGGCTACGCGGCCGCTCGCCGACCGATTGCGCCCGGCGCAGTTGAGCGAAGTCGTCGGCCAGGATCATCTTCTCGGCGACGACGGCGCGCTGACGCGGATGTTGCGGACGCGCAGCCTCGGTTCGCTGATCTTCTGGGGACCGCCGGGTACGGGAAAGACCACGGTGGCGCGGCTTCTGGCGGAACAGACCGATCTGCGCTTTGAGCAGATTTCCGCGATCTTCACCGGGGTCGCGGATCTCAAGAAGGTGTTCGAGGCGGCGCGTGCCGCACGTTCGGTCGGGCAAGGGACCCTGCTTTTCGTCGACGAGATCCATCGCTTCAACCGGGCCCAGCAGGACGGGTTCCTGCCCGTGATGGAGGACGGAACGGTGACGCTCGTCGGCGCCACCACCGAAAATCCCAGCTTTGAACTGAACGCGGCACTGCTGTCGCGCGCGCATGTCCTGACCTTCAGGACGCTCGACAGCGACGCCATTGAAAAGCTCCTGGAGCGTGCGGAAGCGGAGGAAGGACGGCCGCTGCCGCTGGACGAGGGCGCGCGGGCGGTTCTTCTGCGCATGGCCGATGGCGACGGTCGCTCGGCGCTGACGCTTGCCGAGGACGTGTGGCGCGCGGCGCGCGAGGGCGAGGTGTTCGACGCCGAACGCCTCCAGGACATCGTGCAGCGGCGGGCACCGGTCTACGACAAGTCCCGCGACGGGCACTACAACCTAATCTCCGCGCTGCACAAGTCGGTGCGCGGTTCCGATCCCGATGCCGCGCTCTACTGGTTCTGCCGCATGCTCGACGGTGGCGAGGATCCGCTGTTTCTTGCGCGCCGGCTGATCCGCATGGCGGTGGAGGATATCGGCCTCGCCGACCCGCAGGCGCTGGTGCAGGCCAATGCGGCGCGCGATGCCTATCAGATGCTGGGATCGCCGGAAGGCGAACTGGCGCTGGCGCAGTCGGTCGTCTATCTGGCAACGGCGCCAAAATCGAACGGCGTTTACACCGCCTACAAGGCGGCCGTCCGTTCCGCCAAGCAGAACGGCTCGCTGTCGCCGCCGAAACACATCCTCAACGCGCCGACCAAGCTGATGAAGTCGGAAGGCTATGGCTCCGGCTACGCCTATGATCACGACGCGCCGGATGCGTTTTCGGGCCAGGACTATTTTCCCGAGAGCATGGGGCGGCAGGGCTTCTACGATCCGCCGGAGCGGGGGTTCGAGCGCGAAATCCGCAAGCGCCTTGAGTACTGGGACAAGCTTCGCCGCGAGCGTGAAACGCGCTGA
- a CDS encoding Do family serine endopeptidase → MTGYASMIVRVAVAVGGAGLLAAALVLPGQAADRQAPRSALELKASFASVVKTAAPAVVNVYAKRTVRQRQTSPFFDDPFFRRFFGNPGQDLGRPRERVESSLGSGVIISADGVIVTNHHVIKGADEVRVALSDRREFDAEIIVLDEKTDIAILKAKDFKGTLPYLEFADSDTVEVGDIVLAVGNPFGVGQTVTQGIVSALARTRVGVTDYQFFIQTDAAINPGNSGGALVDVDGRLVGINTAIFSRSGGSNGIGFAIPSNMVHFVAVAAQGDGTVRRPWLGAGLQSVGAEIAEAMGLDRPRGVLVTQIAPDSPAEKSGLRVGDLIIRVADAEITDPNSFGYRFATKEIGSTTRFTILRGSGEQEVTVSLEAAPETVPRDPRRIEGYSPFAGTTIVNLSPAVAEELRLDTFEQGVVVSELEPGSTANRVGLEVGDILLAVNGREIASSSELQRIAGGDPGVWRLEIKRGDRVLRIALRG, encoded by the coding sequence ATGACGGGATATGCATCCATGATCGTGCGGGTGGCGGTCGCGGTCGGCGGCGCGGGCCTCCTGGCCGCGGCGCTCGTCCTGCCGGGGCAGGCTGCGGACAGGCAGGCGCCCCGCTCGGCGCTGGAGCTCAAGGCCTCCTTCGCGTCCGTGGTAAAGACGGCGGCGCCGGCGGTGGTCAATGTCTACGCCAAGCGCACGGTGCGTCAGCGCCAGACCTCGCCGTTTTTCGACGATCCGTTCTTTCGCCGGTTCTTCGGCAATCCGGGACAGGATCTTGGCCGGCCACGCGAACGTGTGGAATCCTCGCTCGGGTCCGGTGTGATCATCTCCGCCGACGGCGTGATTGTGACCAACCACCACGTCATCAAGGGCGCGGATGAGGTGCGGGTCGCGCTGTCGGATCGTCGTGAATTCGATGCCGAGATCATCGTTCTGGATGAAAAGACGGACATTGCGATCCTCAAGGCCAAGGATTTCAAGGGAACCTTGCCCTACTTGGAGTTCGCCGATTCCGATACGGTGGAGGTCGGCGACATCGTGCTCGCCGTCGGCAACCCCTTTGGCGTCGGGCAAACGGTGACGCAGGGCATCGTTTCGGCGCTGGCGCGCACGCGTGTCGGTGTCACGGACTATCAGTTCTTCATCCAGACCGACGCGGCGATCAATCCCGGCAATTCCGGCGGTGCGCTGGTGGATGTGGACGGGCGGCTTGTCGGCATCAACACGGCGATTTTCTCGCGATCCGGCGGGTCGAACGGCATCGGCTTCGCCATTCCTTCCAACATGGTGCATTTCGTCGCCGTGGCCGCGCAGGGTGACGGCACCGTGCGTCGCCCGTGGCTAGGCGCCGGCTTGCAGTCCGTTGGCGCCGAGATCGCCGAGGCGATGGGGCTCGACCGTCCGCGCGGCGTCCTCGTGACCCAGATCGCGCCCGACAGTCCGGCGGAGAAGTCCGGCCTGCGCGTCGGCGACCTGATCATTCGTGTGGCGGATGCGGAGATCACCGATCCCAACAGTTTTGGCTATCGCTTCGCCACCAAGGAAATCGGCTCCACGACGCGGTTCACAATCCTCCGCGGTTCGGGCGAGCAAGAGGTGACGGTGTCGCTTGAAGCAGCCCCGGAGACCGTCCCGCGCGACCCGAGGCGGATCGAGGGTTATTCCCCATTTGCCGGGACGACGATCGTCAATCTCTCGCCGGCCGTTGCCGAAGAGCTGCGTCTCGACACCTTCGAACAGGGCGTGGTCGTCTCCGAGCTTGAACCGGGATCCACCGCCAATCGTGTCGGGCTGGAGGTCGGGGACATCCTGCTTGCGGTGAACGGGCGCGAAATTGCGTCGTCGAGTGAGCTTCAGCGCATTGCGGGAGGAGATCCGGGCGTCTGGCGTCTCGAGATCAAGCGCGGCGACCGGGTGTTGCGCATCGCTCTTCGCGGGTGA
- the rplQ gene encoding 50S ribosomal protein L17, with product MRHGNRGRKLNRTSSHRKAMFANMSASLIEHEQIVTTLPKAKELRPIVEKLITLGKRGDLHARRQAISQIRDVALVRKLFDTLAERYKGRNGGYTRVLKAGFRYGDNAPLAVIEFVERDVEAKGAADRARSEAEDTAEAAA from the coding sequence ATGCGCCACGGCAATCGCGGCCGCAAGCTCAATCGGACGTCGAGCCATCGCAAGGCGATGTTTGCAAACATGTCCGCATCGCTGATTGAGCATGAGCAGATCGTGACGACGCTTCCCAAGGCAAAGGAACTGCGTCCGATCGTGGAGAAGCTGATCACCCTCGGCAAGCGTGGCGACCTGCACGCCCGCCGTCAGGCGATTTCGCAGATCCGCGACGTCGCGCTCGTGCGCAAGCTGTTCGATACGCTTGCGGAGCGCTACAAGGGCCGCAACGGCGGTTACACGCGCGTTCTCAAGGCCGGCTTTCGCTATGGCGACAATGCCCCGCTGGCCGTGATCGAGTTCGTCGAGCGCGATGTCGAGGCCAAGGGCGCTGCCGATCGTGCACGCTCTGAGGCCGAAGATACGGCCGAAGCCGCGGCATAA
- a CDS encoding DNA-directed RNA polymerase subunit alpha, with amino-acid sequence MAQHGRGLRGAAGQPEERDLSINKNWQELIKPNKLEVKPGHDARLMGVVVAEPLERGFGLTLGNALRRVLLSSLQGAAVTAVQIDGVLHEFSSIPGVREDVTDIVLNIKEIAIRMQGEGPKRMVVRKQGPGVVTAGDIQVVGDIEVLNPDLVLCTLDEGAEIRMEFTVNTGKGYVAADRNRPEDAPIGLIPVDSLYSPVKKVSYRVENTREGQVLDYDKLSLTIETDGSVTPEDTVAFAARILQDQLSIFVNFEEPRREVKEDTVPELAFNPALLKKVDELELSVRSANCLKNDNIVYIGDLIQKTEAEMLRTPNFGRKSLNEIKEVLAQMGLHLGMEVANWPPENIDELAKRYEDHQY; translated from the coding sequence ATGGCACAGCATGGCCGTGGCCTTCGGGGCGCGGCGGGACAGCCGGAGGAAAGAGATTTGAGCATTAACAAAAACTGGCAGGAACTGATCAAGCCGAACAAGCTTGAGGTAAAGCCGGGTCATGACGCGCGCCTGATGGGTGTTGTGGTCGCGGAGCCGCTCGAACGCGGGTTCGGCCTGACGCTTGGCAACGCCCTTCGTCGTGTTCTGCTGTCGTCGCTTCAGGGCGCGGCCGTCACCGCCGTCCAGATCGACGGCGTTCTGCATGAGTTCTCGTCGATCCCCGGCGTTCGCGAAGATGTCACCGACATCGTCCTGAACATCAAGGAGATCGCGATCCGCATGCAGGGCGAAGGCCCCAAACGCATGGTCGTGCGCAAGCAGGGTCCGGGCGTCGTGACCGCCGGTGATATCCAGGTGGTGGGTGACATCGAGGTCCTCAATCCGGACCTCGTGCTTTGCACGCTCGACGAGGGTGCCGAGATCCGCATGGAGTTCACCGTGAACACCGGCAAGGGCTATGTCGCTGCCGACCGCAACCGTCCGGAAGATGCGCCGATCGGCCTGATCCCGGTCGACAGCCTGTACTCGCCGGTCAAGAAGGTATCCTACCGGGTGGAAAACACCCGTGAAGGCCAGGTTCTCGACTACGACAAGCTGTCGCTGACGATCGAGACCGACGGATCGGTGACGCCGGAAGATACGGTCGCATTCGCCGCCCGCATTCTTCAGGACCAGCTCTCGATCTTCGTCAATTTCGAAGAGCCGCGCCGCGAAGTGAAGGAAGACACCGTTCCGGAACTCGCCTTCAACCCGGCACTGCTGAAGAAGGTCGACGAGCTCGAGCTGTCCGTGCGTTCGGCCAACTGCCTGAAGAACGACAATATCGTGTATATTGGCGATCTCATCCAGAAGACCGAAGCCGAAATGCTGCGCACTCCGAACTTCGGTCGCAAGTCGCTGAACGAGATCAAGGAAGTTCTCGCCCAGATGGGTCTCCACCTCGGCATGGAGGTGGCCAACTGGCCGCCGGAGAACATCGACGAGCTCGCCAAGCGCTACGAAGATCATCAGTACTGA
- the rpsK gene encoding 30S ribosomal protein S11 yields the protein MAKETTRVRRRERKNISSGVAHVNSTFNNTMITITDAQGNTISWSSAGAMGFKGSRKSTPYAAQVAAEDAAKKAAEHGMRTLEVEVRGPGSGRESALRALQAAGFMVTSIRDVTPIPHNGCRPRKRRRV from the coding sequence ATGGCTAAAGAAACCACGCGCGTCCGGCGTCGCGAACGGAAGAACATTTCTTCCGGCGTCGCGCATGTGAACTCGACGTTCAACAACACCATGATCACCATCACCGATGCGCAGGGAAACACGATTTCCTGGTCGTCGGCTGGCGCAATGGGCTTCAAGGGGTCGCGTAAGTCGACCCCGTATGCAGCGCAGGTTGCTGCCGAAGACGCCGCGAAGAAGGCTGCCGAGCATGGCATGCGCACCCTCGAGGTCGAGGTTCGCGGTCCGGGTTCGGGGCGTGAATCGGCTCTGCGTGCCCTTCAGGCCGCCGGTTTCATGGTGACGTCGATCCGCGACGTGACGCCGATCCCGCACAACGGTTGCCGTCCGCGCAAGCGCCGCCGCGTCTGA
- the rpsM gene encoding 30S ribosomal protein S13 — translation MARIAGVNIPTNKRVVIALQYIHGIGAKFAEEIITKVNIAPERRVNELSDAEVLAMRETIDRDYIVEGDLRREVAMNIKRLMDLGCYRGLRHRRGLPVRGQRTHTNARTRKGPAKAIAGKKK, via the coding sequence TTGGCCCGTATCGCAGGCGTAAACATCCCGACGAACAAGCGCGTCGTCATCGCGCTTCAGTATATTCACGGCATCGGCGCCAAGTTCGCCGAGGAGATCATCACCAAGGTCAACATCGCGCCCGAGCGCCGCGTCAACGAGCTTTCGGACGCGGAAGTCCTTGCCATGCGCGAGACCATTGACCGCGACTACATCGTGGAAGGCGACCTTCGCCGCGAAGTCGCGATGAACATCAAGCGCCTCATGGACCTTGGTTGCTACCGTGGGCTGCGCCATCGTCGCGGTCTTCCGGTTCGCGGCCAGCGCACGCACACCAACGCCCGCACCCGCAAGGGTCCGGCGAAGGCGATTGCCGGCAAGAAGAAGTAA
- a CDS encoding adenylate kinase: protein MRLIFLGPPGAGKGTQAARLVEKHGIPQLSTGDMLRAAVAAGTPVGLKAKSVMDAGGLVSDDIVIGIVADRIEEPDAQKGFILDGFPRTVAQAEALDAMLSEKAMDLDMVLELEVDQSALVDRIVKRAAEAKANGEPVRKDDDPEVFKQRLEAYNRDTAVVAPYYRGRGQLKTVDGMKSIDEVSADIDSVLDAVGRES from the coding sequence ATGAGGCTGATTTTTCTCGGACCGCCGGGTGCCGGCAAAGGCACCCAGGCTGCGCGTCTGGTCGAAAAGCATGGCATTCCGCAACTGTCGACGGGTGACATGCTCCGCGCTGCGGTGGCTGCCGGTACGCCGGTCGGCCTCAAGGCGAAGTCGGTGATGGATGCCGGTGGGCTTGTGTCCGATGACATCGTGATCGGCATCGTCGCCGACCGGATCGAGGAGCCGGACGCCCAGAAGGGGTTCATCCTCGACGGATTTCCGCGCACCGTCGCACAGGCGGAGGCGCTGGATGCGATGTTGTCCGAGAAGGCCATGGATCTCGACATGGTGCTCGAGCTTGAAGTGGATCAGTCGGCTCTGGTCGATCGGATCGTAAAGCGCGCGGCCGAAGCCAAGGCGAACGGCGAACCGGTGCGCAAGGACGACGATCCGGAAGTCTTCAAGCAGAGGCTTGAGGCTTACAACCGCGACACCGCAGTCGTCGCGCCTTATTATCGGGGTCGTGGCCAGCTGAAAACTGTCGACGGCATGAAGTCGATCGACGAGGTCTCGGCCGATATCGATTCCGTGCTTGACGCGGTTGGCAGAGAGAGCTAA